In Nostoc sp. GT001, a genomic segment contains:
- a CDS encoding SDR family oxidoreductase, producing the protein MTTQKRIAVVTGSNRGLGYAISRQLSQIGNRVILTSRNETDGLAAKQQLSSEGLDVDYHKLDVTNDGSVQQFTEWLRETYGKVDILVNNAGVNPTTKPEESSLLTVQLETMRSTFETNVLAVLRISQALIPLMKVQNYGRIVNISTEMASLASVSSDYYPLAPSYRLSKVGVNGLTAILGKELQGANILVNAYSPGWMKTDMGGDDAPFTAEEGAQTAVYLATLPDGGAQGLFFAEMRKFGGPIQLQW; encoded by the coding sequence ATGACGACTCAAAAAAGGATTGCTGTAGTCACAGGAAGTAACCGAGGGCTAGGATATGCAATTTCCCGTCAATTATCCCAAATTGGCAACCGCGTAATTCTGACGAGTCGTAATGAAACAGATGGTCTTGCTGCCAAGCAGCAGTTATCGAGTGAAGGGCTTGATGTTGACTATCACAAGCTGGATGTTACCAATGATGGAAGCGTGCAGCAGTTTACCGAATGGTTGCGTGAAACTTACGGTAAAGTAGATATTCTGGTCAACAATGCAGGTGTAAATCCCACAACCAAGCCTGAAGAGTCCAGCTTACTGACTGTCCAACTGGAAACGATGCGATCTACCTTTGAAACTAATGTTTTAGCGGTACTCAGAATTTCTCAAGCATTAATTCCGTTAATGAAGGTGCAAAACTACGGTCGCATTGTCAATATCTCAACGGAAATGGCGTCTCTAGCGTCAGTTTCAAGTGACTACTACCCTTTAGCACCTTCCTACCGACTCTCAAAAGTAGGAGTAAATGGACTAACAGCAATTCTGGGGAAAGAACTTCAAGGTGCTAACATTCTCGTAAATGCCTATTCTCCAGGTTGGATGAAGACCGATATGGGAGGAGATGATGCTCCTTTCACAGCAGAAGAAGGAGCGCAAACAGCTGTTTATTTGGCAACACTTCCCGATGGAGGAGCGCAAGGACTATTTTTTGCAGAGATGCGAAAGTTTGGTGGCCCCATTCAATTACAGTGGTAG
- a CDS encoding gluconolactonase, which yields MGNSAVLPPIYADTTIELAPAKVVTSFPINTFLENLAIAPDGTIFVTNHEVGEIVRISPDGNQQIHATLEGKVSGLAFTANGGLVATGWNADSIPVISLVASDGTVETLLKLPDAIFLNGITPLSDTQYLAADSYRGAIWLIDIAQPRASIWLEHPMLARSNSENVIPAANGLKRFGDFLYVSNTEKMLLLRIPVDTANRPGEPEIFVEQTNIDDFAFDVEGNLYGATHIYNSVVRIASDRSTTIIAQAEQGVIGSTAVAFGQTEGDVYDGLRLRTAIYVVTNGGMFLPPPTGVVPANVVRLEVGKPGYPLA from the coding sequence ATGGGAAATTCCGCAGTTTTACCGCCGATTTACGCAGATACAACTATTGAATTAGCACCAGCTAAAGTTGTCACCTCATTCCCCATTAATACTTTTTTAGAAAATCTAGCAATCGCACCAGATGGCACAATATTTGTAACTAATCACGAAGTTGGCGAGATTGTTCGTATTAGTCCAGATGGCAATCAGCAGATTCATGCCACTCTTGAGGGTAAAGTGAGTGGTCTTGCTTTCACTGCAAACGGGGGTTTAGTGGCAACAGGCTGGAATGCTGATTCTATACCAGTGATTTCTTTAGTTGCCAGTGATGGGACAGTGGAAACCTTGCTGAAACTGCCAGATGCAATATTTCTCAATGGCATCACTCCTCTTTCTGACACTCAGTATTTAGCAGCAGATTCTTATCGGGGTGCAATTTGGCTGATTGATATCGCTCAACCTCGCGCCTCAATTTGGCTAGAACATCCAATGCTTGCTCGCAGCAATTCGGAAAATGTCATTCCGGCTGCAAATGGTTTGAAGCGTTTTGGTGATTTTCTCTACGTTTCAAATACGGAAAAAATGTTGCTGTTGCGAATTCCCGTCGATACCGCAAATCGACCAGGTGAGCCGGAAATTTTTGTTGAGCAAACTAATATTGATGACTTCGCCTTTGACGTGGAAGGGAATCTTTATGGAGCGACGCATATTTACAACAGTGTTGTGCGAATTGCAAGCGATCGCAGTACTACTATTATTGCTCAAGCCGAGCAAGGTGTAATTGGCAGCACAGCCGTGGCTTTTGGTCAAACTGAAGGCGATGTCTACGACGGGCTACGCCTACGCACCGCAATTTATGTTGTGACTAATGGTGGAATGTTTTTACCTCCACCCACTGGTGTCGTTCCTGCTAATGTTGTTCGGCTTGAAGTTGGAAAACCTGGATATCCCTTAGCTTGA
- a CDS encoding antibiotic biosynthesis monooxygenase, whose protein sequence is MEIEQNDQFVTVVITQLVKPGCETAYEAWLKEITRVSRTYVGHMGTNVICPQLGVRNEYVIIFRFDSYENLDVWMTSRDREHLLNQGKHLVESDPYVQKISGLEAWFSLPGQPLKTPPRYKTALLTWGAVYVLINLLNTFLVPLIRALPPLIISLIITITMVLLLTYVVMPRVSRLFSFWLYPKSRKI, encoded by the coding sequence ATGGAGATAGAACAGAACGATCAATTTGTAACCGTGGTCATTACACAACTTGTCAAACCAGGATGCGAAACCGCTTACGAAGCTTGGTTGAAAGAGATTACCAGGGTTTCTAGAACCTATGTAGGTCACATGGGAACAAATGTGATTTGTCCTCAACTTGGGGTGCGAAATGAATATGTGATTATCTTCCGATTTGACAGTTATGAAAATTTAGATGTGTGGATGACATCGCGCGATCGCGAACATTTGCTCAATCAAGGTAAGCATTTGGTTGAATCCGATCCTTATGTTCAAAAAATTAGTGGATTAGAAGCTTGGTTTTCTCTTCCCGGTCAACCCTTAAAAACTCCGCCGCGCTATAAAACAGCCTTGCTAACTTGGGGAGCTGTATATGTGTTGATTAATTTATTGAATACGTTCTTAGTACCCCTAATTCGGGCTTTACCACCCTTGATTATTTCGTTGATTATAACGATTACTATGGTTTTGCTATTAACTTATGTTGTCATGCCTAGAGTTAGCCGCTTGTTTAGCTTTTGGCTATATCCTAAATCACGAAAAATTTAG
- the hetF gene encoding cell division protein HetF: protein MTQEFHISVTPVGQNDYLVRTEQVAPGVPLAEELVTWPIADWLMAAGHLMNDPLNSVLQGDPFTSGGHESDIARNSVNLVALGQQFYNALFQGTLRDSWITAQGIAQNHQQVLRLRLGLKDTRLARLPWEVMHAGDRPLATGPYVAFSRFQSGISGASPLRSQNMPTPPEQGGVRVLMVIASPSDQVRLDLQKQEAIKLQTELHRQTSRPGESRNRFPEIELTVLDQPGREELTQALEQGRYHVLHYSGHSNLGANGGEIYLVSRRTGLTEILTGDDLAGLLVNNNIQMAVFNSCLGAYTAASNPSGDTGERNLAESLVKRGIRSVLAMSERIPDEVALTLTQLFYRNLSQGYPVDLCVSRVRQGLISAYGSLQMYWALPILYLQPEFDGFLSQETEVSASTESLNQYSSPLGATSTMYPGIPDDSEMPLGMEDMIPSGLTRDSSGLDWLGEDTWGDLVDEIEYDDPSYEEDSAIVSDLFRQLDNQKPPTEPDQQIRENSLHQSQISEEVISSEESADLWGEVPPPPPATPGNLEENWQNSNFSQSQPPPPRNRTRRRKLWPIVGVVGISAIAAAIGLNWWWQNRPQALPKIPEIPAQSLPDSRPIQKQPNIDLGIAPTGIVTATATEKLSQGDLQGGLLAVEELLNRGALAAAETSLKLIPSKQADDPSVNFYKGRLAWQSIQTGDNNYSVDDARRYWETAAKAKPESLLYNNALGFAYYTEGNLNRANDAWFKALNLALKEQNTNSTSRNTAVPQDALTSYAGLALGLYKSALSQSNGKQTQYLNEAIKLRQTVLKSDRENFQVDKLAKNWLWTEKAIEDWRSLLQQKGEEQ, encoded by the coding sequence GTGACCCAGGAATTCCATATTTCCGTAACCCCAGTAGGGCAAAATGACTACTTGGTGCGGACGGAACAAGTCGCGCCTGGGGTACCATTGGCAGAAGAATTGGTGACTTGGCCTATAGCTGATTGGTTGATGGCTGCTGGGCATTTGATGAATGACCCGTTGAATTCGGTGTTGCAGGGAGATCCATTCACCTCTGGTGGCCATGAAAGCGATATCGCCAGAAACTCTGTGAATTTGGTGGCGTTGGGTCAACAATTTTATAACGCCCTATTTCAAGGCACTCTCAGAGATAGTTGGATTACTGCCCAAGGTATTGCCCAGAACCATCAGCAAGTACTACGCTTACGCTTGGGGCTAAAAGATACTAGATTAGCTCGTTTGCCTTGGGAAGTAATGCACGCAGGCGATCGCCCTCTGGCTACTGGGCCTTATGTGGCTTTTTCTCGCTTCCAAAGTGGAATTTCGGGGGCTTCTCCTTTGCGGTCGCAAAATATGCCCACACCACCAGAACAAGGTGGTGTCAGAGTCTTGATGGTAATTGCTTCCCCCTCAGATCAAGTCCGTCTTGACTTACAGAAACAAGAAGCGATTAAACTACAAACGGAACTTCACCGTCAAACGTCACGACCTGGTGAAAGTCGGAATCGTTTCCCCGAAATTGAACTCACTGTATTAGACCAACCAGGGCGGGAAGAACTGACGCAAGCCCTAGAACAAGGCAGATACCACGTTCTCCACTACTCTGGTCATAGTAATTTAGGCGCAAATGGCGGAGAAATTTATCTTGTTAGTCGCAGAACTGGCTTAACGGAAATCTTGACTGGAGACGATTTGGCAGGTTTGCTCGTCAATAATAATATCCAAATGGCAGTGTTTAATTCCTGCTTGGGCGCATACACAGCAGCGTCCAATCCCTCTGGAGATACTGGCGAACGAAACTTAGCGGAAAGTCTCGTGAAACGAGGAATTAGAAGCGTTTTGGCGATGTCAGAAAGGATTCCTGATGAAGTGGCATTGACGCTCACACAATTGTTTTACCGCAACTTGAGTCAGGGATATCCAGTAGATTTGTGTGTAAGTAGGGTGCGCCAAGGATTAATTTCTGCTTATGGTTCTCTCCAGATGTACTGGGCATTACCGATTTTATATCTTCAGCCAGAATTTGACGGTTTTCTGAGTCAGGAAACTGAGGTATCCGCAAGTACGGAGTCGCTGAATCAGTATAGTTCGCCTTTAGGGGCAACTTCCACGATGTACCCTGGTATACCTGATGATAGCGAGATGCCTTTAGGAATGGAAGACATGATTCCTTCTGGTTTGACGCGGGACTCTTCTGGGTTGGACTGGCTGGGTGAAGATACTTGGGGCGATCTGGTTGATGAAATTGAGTATGATGACCCAAGCTATGAAGAAGATTCTGCAATCGTTTCGGATTTGTTTCGTCAGCTAGATAACCAAAAACCTCCAACTGAACCGGATCAACAAATTCGCGAAAATAGTCTTCACCAAAGCCAGATTTCTGAGGAAGTCATTTCCTCTGAAGAGTCAGCAGATTTGTGGGGAGAAGTTCCACCACCGCCACCTGCAACTCCAGGAAACCTTGAAGAAAATTGGCAAAATTCTAATTTTTCGCAATCGCAACCACCCCCGCCAAGAAATCGTACCCGTCGCCGCAAACTGTGGCCGATTGTGGGTGTTGTGGGGATCAGTGCGATCGCCGCTGCGATCGGTTTAAATTGGTGGTGGCAAAATCGCCCCCAAGCACTGCCTAAAATACCAGAAATTCCTGCCCAGTCTCTACCTGATTCTCGACCGATTCAAAAGCAGCCGAATATCGATTTAGGAATAGCACCCACTGGAATTGTCACTGCTACTGCTACGGAAAAATTGAGCCAGGGTGACTTGCAAGGTGGGCTATTGGCTGTAGAAGAACTACTGAATCGGGGCGCACTGGCTGCGGCTGAAACTTCCTTAAAACTAATTCCTAGTAAACAAGCTGACGATCCCTCTGTGAATTTTTACAAGGGAAGATTGGCGTGGCAGTCGATCCAAACTGGAGACAATAACTATAGTGTCGATGATGCCCGTCGTTATTGGGAAACTGCTGCCAAAGCTAAACCCGAATCGCTTTTGTATAATAACGCTTTGGGATTTGCCTACTACACAGAAGGCAATCTGAATCGCGCCAATGATGCTTGGTTCAAGGCTTTGAATTTAGCTCTCAAAGAACAGAACACAAACTCAACATCCAGAAATACAGCAGTTCCTCAAGATGCTTTAACTTCTTATGCTGGTTTAGCTCTTGGATTGTATAAATCTGCACTTAGTCAATCTAATGGAAAGCAGACGCAATATCTGAATGAAGCGATCAAATTGCGACAAACAGTTCTTAAGTCCGACCGAGAAAATTTCCAGGTAGATAAATTAGCTAAAAATTGGCTGTGGACGGAGAAGGCGATTGAAGATTGGCGATCGCTCCTTCAGCAAAAAGGCGAAGAACAGTAA
- a CDS encoding FHA domain-containing protein yields the protein MTDFAQTEIERRLTLYQVFLKLYEHHSSLLDEILQLENLSQPSLRRVKTTGYVHGVVDSAAVYLMTNLGDNQTQSLRQPQQIWTIGRNRTSGICIADNHLSRRHAAIQHIDEQGFYLIDFNSTNGSFVNGNRAVRPIKLKDGDRIRLGNMAFDFFVTSTYRVLPTVAMDLLMQLVYRKNNHTVDILTYSQNRQKSLIEKPDSNLEAFKNFGIVEKFDNFYDNFSSEQKSEILDRLFTTQVLSNPNQLKNCNF from the coding sequence ATGACTGACTTTGCACAAACGGAAATAGAACGGCGATTAACTTTATATCAAGTATTTCTCAAGTTGTATGAACACCACAGCAGCCTTCTAGATGAAATACTTCAGCTAGAAAACCTATCTCAACCGTCGTTGAGGAGAGTCAAGACGACGGGTTACGTACATGGTGTAGTGGATAGTGCTGCTGTTTATTTGATGACTAACTTGGGCGACAATCAGACTCAGAGTTTACGACAGCCACAACAAATCTGGACGATAGGTCGTAATCGCACCAGTGGTATTTGCATTGCTGACAATCATCTGTCTCGTCGCCACGCTGCTATTCAGCATATTGACGAGCAAGGCTTTTACTTAATTGATTTCAACAGTACCAATGGCTCCTTTGTGAATGGTAATCGTGCTGTTAGGCCGATTAAGCTCAAAGATGGCGATCGCATCCGTCTAGGAAATATGGCTTTTGATTTTTTCGTGACTTCTACCTACCGCGTTCTGCCAACTGTTGCAATGGATTTATTGATGCAGCTTGTGTATCGAAAGAATAATCATACAGTAGACATACTTACTTATTCCCAGAATAGACAAAAATCTCTAATTGAAAAACCAGATTCTAATTTAGAGGCTTTCAAAAATTTCGGCATAGTTGAGAAGTTTGACAATTTTTATGACAACTTCAGTTCAGAACAGAAATCAGAAATTTTAGACCGCCTGTTTACCACACAAGTACTGTCTAATCCCAACCAGCTAAAAAATTGTAACTTTTAG
- a CDS encoding serine/threonine-protein kinase, with amino-acid sequence MSYCLNPTCSNPENLVYSQRCQSCGSQLLLRDRYQVIQPLGQGGFGATFLANDQGLPGEPSCVIKQLRPSGSAPHVLQMARELFEREAKTLGKIGNHPQVPRLLDYFEDHEQFYLIQEYISGDTLQEEVKLNGILSETGVKQFLSEILPLLQYIHDQKVIHRDIKPANLIRRTQDARMVLIDFGAVKNQISQGATGPSGQTALTAYAIGTPGFAPPEQMAMRPVYASDIYALGVTCIYLLTSKTPKDLDYNPNTGEMMWEQLVQVSDHLGNVLRKMLEVSVRNRYQSAAEVLRALEIEPYLDSLAKGLLIKSDNGSKERTHNHLENSAVLCNNPAATSTGVAQVAAAIRARRAKAAEAAGLHQGSGMAKSTTFSSNSNSSQGQNSKVGRKLDTQGLLTAYLKGRRDFALHNLNLLNLQGADLSQTNFHSAQLQKTNLQGANLHNSDFGRASLTRANLKDANLSKAYFNHADLEGADLRGADLSNAYLSNANLRGANLCGANLTSAKISDEQLALAKTNWMTVRPNGKRGLL; translated from the coding sequence ATGAGCTACTGCTTAAATCCTACCTGTTCCAATCCAGAAAATTTGGTATATAGCCAAAGGTGTCAGTCTTGTGGCTCGCAACTACTGTTGCGCGATCGCTATCAGGTGATCCAACCATTAGGTCAGGGTGGCTTTGGAGCGACCTTCCTAGCCAACGATCAAGGCTTACCAGGAGAACCGAGTTGCGTAATCAAACAATTACGCCCATCAGGAAGCGCCCCACACGTTTTACAGATGGCCAGAGAACTCTTTGAGCGAGAAGCTAAAACTCTCGGTAAGATTGGCAATCATCCCCAAGTACCAAGATTGTTAGACTATTTTGAAGATCACGAGCAATTCTACTTAATTCAAGAATATATCAGTGGTGACACCTTGCAAGAGGAGGTCAAACTTAACGGCATCTTGAGTGAAACTGGAGTCAAGCAATTTTTGAGCGAGATTTTGCCACTATTGCAATACATCCACGATCAAAAGGTGATTCACCGTGATATTAAGCCAGCCAACTTAATCCGCCGCACTCAAGATGCCAGAATGGTACTGATCGACTTTGGTGCCGTCAAAAACCAAATCAGCCAAGGTGCAACAGGCCCATCAGGACAGACAGCATTAACTGCGTATGCAATTGGTACTCCTGGTTTTGCACCTCCAGAGCAAATGGCTATGCGTCCAGTCTACGCCAGTGATATTTATGCATTGGGGGTAACATGCATTTATTTACTGACTAGCAAAACTCCTAAAGATTTAGATTACAATCCCAACACTGGCGAGATGATGTGGGAGCAGCTTGTGCAAGTGAGCGATCACTTGGGCAATGTGTTACGAAAAATGTTAGAGGTGTCTGTACGTAATCGCTATCAGTCAGCGGCAGAAGTTCTCAGAGCATTGGAAATAGAACCATACTTAGATAGTTTAGCAAAGGGTTTGCTGATTAAATCTGATAACGGATCTAAAGAGCGAACACATAACCACCTGGAAAATTCTGCTGTTTTATGTAACAACCCAGCTGCTACCAGCACTGGAGTGGCACAGGTAGCGGCAGCGATTCGTGCTAGACGAGCCAAGGCAGCGGAAGCTGCGGGATTACACCAGGGTTCTGGGATGGCTAAATCAACGACTTTCAGTAGCAACAGCAATAGTTCACAAGGTCAAAATTCTAAAGTTGGGCGGAAGTTAGATACCCAAGGTTTATTAACAGCTTATCTGAAGGGAAGACGAGATTTTGCCTTACACAATTTAAATTTGCTAAATCTGCAAGGTGCTGATTTATCTCAAACAAATTTTCATTCTGCTCAATTGCAAAAAACCAATCTTCAGGGAGCTAATCTTCACAATAGTGACTTTGGCAGAGCCAGTCTGACTCGAGCAAATCTTAAAGATGCTAATTTGAGCAAAGCATACTTTAACCATGCTGATTTAGAAGGAGCAGACTTGAGAGGCGCAGACCTTAGCAATGCTTATCTCAGCAATGCTAACCTCCGAGGAGCTAATTTGTGTGGTGCTAATCTCACCAGTGCTAAAATTTCTGATGAGCAGCTAGCACTAGCAAAAACAAATTGGATGACTGTGCGCCCCAATGGAAAACGAGGCTTGTTATGA
- a CDS encoding phytoene/squalene synthase family protein: MNLRRDALQILKETSRTFYIPISVLPPGLQEAVASAYLCMRAIDEIEDHPELDNATKAKLLRTISLTLQAGVDGFAVDAFFAGFSGYENSLAEVTLRIREWSLLAPDTIAPRIWDATAAMADRMAYWAEKNWKIYTESDLDRYTFGVAGAVGLLLSDLWTWYDGTQTNRIQAIGFGRGLQAVNILRNHTEDLGRGVEFFPEGWSAENMQEYARRNIGLAEAYIKDLPTGPALDFCQIPFTLANGTLDALANGKEKLSRSDVFALIEQLTSVNMKAS; this comes from the coding sequence ATGAATTTACGTAGAGATGCATTGCAAATCCTCAAAGAAACTAGCCGAACTTTTTATATCCCAATTAGTGTTTTACCGCCAGGATTGCAAGAAGCAGTAGCATCAGCATATTTGTGTATGCGTGCCATTGATGAAATTGAAGATCATCCCGAACTAGATAATGCTACTAAAGCCAAGCTGTTAAGAACCATTAGCCTGACATTGCAAGCAGGAGTTGATGGTTTTGCGGTAGATGCTTTCTTTGCAGGATTTAGTGGGTATGAGAATTCATTAGCAGAAGTCACTTTGAGGATTAGAGAATGGTCACTGCTAGCACCAGACACCATTGCACCTCGAATTTGGGATGCCACTGCTGCAATGGCAGACCGGATGGCTTATTGGGCAGAAAAAAACTGGAAAATTTATACAGAATCTGATTTAGATCGTTATACCTTTGGAGTTGCAGGTGCAGTGGGACTGTTACTTTCTGATTTATGGACTTGGTATGATGGAACACAAACGAACCGTATCCAGGCGATTGGTTTTGGTCGGGGTTTACAAGCAGTCAATATCCTGCGTAACCACACTGAAGATTTGGGGCGTGGAGTAGAATTCTTCCCAGAAGGTTGGAGTGCAGAAAATATGCAAGAGTATGCCCGACGCAATATCGGGCTGGCTGAAGCTTATATCAAAGACCTTCCTACCGGGCCAGCCTTAGATTTTTGTCAAATCCCCTTCACCTTGGCAAATGGCACTCTTGACGCCCTTGCTAATGGTAAAGAGAAACTCAGCCGCAGTGATGTTTTTGCACTTATCGAACAGCTGACTAGTGTGAACATGAAAGCTAGCTAA
- a CDS encoding thioesterase family protein: MLVNNNLHRPLEVVLAIPVKTYDIDFMGIVSNIVYIRWLEDLRLKFLDEHWQLNQQIEQGYTPILAGTEIEYKRPIKIIDKVIGRLWLSGLGRLKWTVKAEILSNNELAAVASQKGGFVSLENNRLIPIPEELQKKYLQYQQGIQKI, translated from the coding sequence ATGCTAGTAAATAACAACTTACATAGACCATTAGAAGTAGTATTAGCAATTCCTGTCAAAACATACGACATTGATTTTATGGGAATTGTGAGTAATATCGTGTATATCAGATGGCTAGAGGATTTACGTCTAAAGTTTTTAGATGAACATTGGCAACTCAATCAACAAATTGAACAAGGATATACACCAATTCTAGCTGGAACAGAGATTGAATATAAACGTCCAATAAAGATTATTGATAAAGTGATTGGACGTTTATGGCTGAGTGGTTTAGGACGCTTAAAGTGGACTGTGAAAGCTGAAATTTTATCTAACAATGAGTTAGCAGCAGTGGCTAGCCAGAAGGGTGGTTTTGTCAGTCTGGAAAATAATCGTCTTATTCCCATTCCAGAGGAATTACAGAAAAAATATTTACAGTATCAACAAGGGATTCAGAAAATTTAA
- a CDS encoding TetR/AcrR family transcriptional regulator has translation MSKGEETKTRILEQAAELFNQQGYAGSSMSDIMRVTGLQKGGIYNHFQSKDDLALQAFDFAIARIKQHTRFVLRSKHHAVERLQAIIGVFSSFAENPPIKGGCPLLNTAVESDDAHPALRERAQQAMNSWLHLICRIIEKGIEKGEIRSEVSADEIATIIIATLEGGIMMSKLYGDSIHIHRVINHLNQYLKTSL, from the coding sequence ATGTCCAAAGGCGAAGAAACAAAAACCAGAATTCTTGAGCAAGCAGCCGAACTGTTTAATCAACAGGGGTATGCAGGTTCATCGATGTCAGACATTATGCGTGTAACTGGATTGCAGAAAGGAGGAATTTACAATCACTTCCAAAGCAAAGATGATCTCGCACTACAGGCTTTTGATTTTGCGATCGCTCGCATTAAGCAGCATACTAGATTTGTATTACGAAGCAAACACCACGCAGTAGAACGTCTGCAAGCAATCATTGGGGTGTTTAGTAGCTTCGCAGAAAATCCACCGATTAAAGGAGGGTGTCCACTGCTGAATACTGCTGTGGAAAGTGATGATGCTCATCCGGCGTTGCGAGAACGTGCTCAACAAGCAATGAACTCTTGGCTACATCTAATTTGTCGAATTATTGAAAAAGGAATTGAAAAGGGTGAAATTCGCTCTGAAGTGAGTGCTGATGAAATTGCTACCATCATAATTGCAACACTGGAAGGAGGCATAATGATGAGCAAGCTATATGGAGATTCAATTCATATTCATAGGGTAATTAATCACCTGAATCAATACTTGAAAACTTCTCTTTAA
- a CDS encoding sulfite exporter TauE/SafE family protein: protein MHYLLLPFLSFFVGIIVGLTGIGGASLITPMLIFIFQVPPSIAVSSDVVAATLMKIVGSVKHWEQKTLDTEVVKWLAFGSVPGSLFGVGILHFIKHTGEYSLDNILLRLLGGMILLVTVLALVQLLLLTFFPKFNLPELPKLDLETNFGRFLTITLGAILGCFVGLTSVSSGSMFALVLIGFFRLDARKLVGTDISHAAILLLFTALGHLSLGTVDWSLVLPIWLGSVPGVLLGAKICQVAPQRPLRFIIYAILMMVSWKLVHQV, encoded by the coding sequence ATGCACTATCTATTACTACCGTTCTTAAGCTTTTTTGTTGGAATCATCGTTGGTTTGACGGGAATTGGTGGAGCGTCTCTCATCACCCCAATGTTGATTTTTATTTTTCAGGTTCCGCCTTCTATCGCTGTGAGTTCTGATGTTGTGGCCGCCACTTTGATGAAAATTGTTGGTAGCGTCAAGCATTGGGAACAGAAAACCCTCGACACAGAAGTTGTCAAATGGCTGGCATTTGGGAGTGTTCCAGGTTCATTGTTCGGAGTGGGGATTTTGCACTTCATTAAACATACAGGTGAATATAGCCTGGATAATATCTTGCTCCGTTTGCTTGGCGGGATGATTTTGCTAGTCACTGTGTTAGCACTAGTGCAATTGTTGTTATTGACTTTTTTCCCCAAATTTAATTTACCCGAACTGCCAAAGTTAGACTTAGAAACTAACTTTGGTCGCTTCTTAACAATCACATTGGGAGCAATTTTAGGCTGTTTTGTCGGTCTAACTAGCGTCTCATCAGGTTCAATGTTTGCCCTAGTGCTGATTGGGTTTTTCCGCCTTGATGCACGAAAGTTAGTGGGTACAGATATTTCACACGCAGCGATTTTACTGCTGTTTACAGCCCTTGGTCATCTTAGCCTGGGAACAGTTGATTGGAGTTTGGTACTGCCTATATGGCTAGGCTCTGTGCCTGGGGTGTTACTAGGCGCTAAAATCTGCCAGGTAGCTCCGCAACGCCCACTACGGTTTATTATTTATGCCATTTTGATGATGGTAAGTTGGAAATTGGTTCATCAGGTTTAA
- a CDS encoding cadmium resistance transporter, which produces MNELVTAITTGAIAFIATNIDDIVILLLFFSQINANFRPRHIVAGQFLGFTVLLILSLPGLFGGLVLSKNWIGLLGLLPMSIGISSLVNREEDSSKEIIATTEEAEASTIASXFSPQAYSVAAVTIANGSDNISVYVPLFASCNLESFLVIIGLFFLLLGVWCYAAYKLINNRFIAELFTHYVNNLVPFVLIGLGIFIVLKSEALSPIKLAASSICLIILVKNNEITDXIGENSSK; this is translated from the coding sequence ATGAACGAGTTAGTTACTGCAATTACTACAGGGGCAATCGCGTTCATTGCCACTAACATTGATGATATTGTCATTTTATTATTATTTTTTTCTCAAATCAATGCTAACTTTCGCCCCCGGCATATAGTTGCTGGTCAGTTTCTCGGTTTTACAGTTCTGTTAATCCTTAGTCTTCCGGGTTTGTTTGGTGGGTTAGTTTTATCAAAAAACTGGATTGGATTACTTGGTTTACTACCAATGTCCATAGGTATCAGTAGCTTAGTGAATCGGGAAGAAGATTCATCAAAAGAAATTATAGCTACCACAGAAGAAGCTGAAGCATCAACAATTGCTAGCTTNTTTTCTCCCCAAGCTTATAGTGTGGCAGCCGTTACAATTGCCAATGGTAGCGATAATATTAGTGTCTACGTGCCTTTATTTGCTAGCTGCAACTTAGAGAGTTTTTTGGTAATTATCGGATTATTTTTTCTCTTGTTAGGAGTTTGGTGCTACGCTGCATATAAATTAATTAACAACAGATTTATAGCTGAACTATTTACTCACTACGTTAATAATCTTGTGCCTTTCGTTCTGATCGGATTAGGCATTTTTATTGTATTAAAAAGCGAAGCTTTAAGTCCAATAAAGCTAGCTGCTAGTAGCATCTGTTTGATAATTTTGGTGAAAAATAATGAAATTACCGATNNNATTGGCGAAAATTCTAGTAAATGA